A genomic window from Fusarium oxysporum Fo47 chromosome X, complete sequence includes:
- a CDS encoding kinase-like domain-containing protein, with translation MTCRKLFLNAQLIIAPHRLSIAALGSSFRNNFLVQTFTKSPFNRSYSHSRPLPRIQIMGSEGSHSPLPTQDQLDDDIAFDYHDLDHAPATSQGTFLQGSNESLEPLEEYQEGGYHPVHIGDVLGPSDRYRVIHKLGHGGFGTVWLCRDSLQARYVALKVMVSDLKSDEILDFSLAELDQSMPGAQYIASPLDSFSIEGPNGSHQCLALLPLGPCVSPRLWMRLGTGPATILRKFAYQSTQALDFLHKNQICHGDFRPSNILVKLGNLDHLSEDELLSQLGQPEEVQVQTESGEELPASSPRYLVQPADISRLGNEFLTEEICVIDFGESFRFSSPPEDLGIPENYLPPEILLEWPEAIGPACDLWALGCTLFEIREQLPLFYMIYDKDELLAEIVRFFGKLPESWWAKWEAREEYFDADGKWLRDEEDWSLEVALSKPIEIFDAGEKYKEGPKQSLETPETEQKLLADLLYRLFKYDPRERLSAEEVLRHEWFRL, from the exons ATGACCTGCCGCAAACTCTTTCTCAATGCCCAGTTGATCATCGCCCCCCATCGGCTTTCAATTGCAGCTTTGGGCTCTTCATTTCGCAATAACTTTCTTGTTCAAACTTTCACAAAGAGCCCATTCAATCGCAGCTATTCACATTCCCGCCCATTGCCGCGCATCCAAATCATGGGCTCAGAGGGCTCGCATAGCCCGTTACCTACGCAAGATCAACTTGACGATGATATTGCATTTGATTACCATGATCTTGACCATGCCCCAGCTACCTCACAGGGCACTTTTCTCCAGGGCTCAAATGAGAGTCTTGAACCCTTAGAGGAATACCAAGAAGGTGGTTATCATCCCGTTCATATTGGAGACGTCCTCGGTCCCTCAGATCGATATCGAGTCATTCACAAACTTGGTCACGGAGGTTTTGGAACTGTGTGGCTCTGTCGAGACTCACTACAAGCCCGTTATGTTGCGCTCAAGGTCATGGTCAGTGACTTGAAGTCCGACGAGATCCTTGACTTCAGCTTGGCGGAGCTTGACCAATCCATGCCTGGTGCGCAATACATTGCATCGCCACTTGATTCATTCTCCATCGAAGGCCCAAATGGAAGCCATCAGTGCCTGGCTCTACTACCCCTTGGGCCTTGCGTGTCGCCTCGTTTATGGATGCGCTTAGGAACAGGTCCTGCTACTATCTTACGGAAATTCGCCTACCAGAGTACGCAAGCGTTAGACTTCTTACACAAGAATCAGATCTGTCACGGTG ACTTTCGCCCATCCAATATTTTAGTTAAGTTGGGCAACCTGGATCACCTCTCTGAGGATGAGTTGCTCTCCCAATTAGGGCAGCCTGAGGAAGTTCAAGTACAGACAGAGTCTGGAGAAGAACTCCCAGCATCCAGTCCAAGATACCTTGTACAGCCAGCGGACATCTCCCGACTCGGGAACGAATTCCTAACAGAAGAGATCTGTGTCATCGACTTTGGCGAGTCATTCAGGTTTTCATCACCGCCAGAAGACCTTGGTATCCCCGAGAACTATCTCCCACCAGAGATTCTCTTGGAGTGGCCTGAGGCGATTGGACCAGCCTGCGATCTCTGGGCTCTTGGCTGTACACTGTTCGAAATTAGAGAACAACTTCCGCTGTTCTACATGATCTACGACAAAGATGAACTATTAGCAGAGATAGTGAGGTTCTTTGGCAAGCTGCCAGAATCGTGGTGGGCGAAGTGGGAGGCACGCGAAGAGTATTTTGACGCCGATGGGAAATGGCTTCGTGATGAAGAGGACTGGTCCCTCGAAGTGGCACTGAGCAAACCAATCGAGATCTTCGATGCGGGTGAGAAGTACAAAGAGGGACCGAAGCAGTCACTTGAAACACCTGAAACTGAGCAGAAATTGTTGGCGGATCTGCTGTATCGGTTGTTCAAGTATGATCCTCGAGAACGGCTTAGTGCAGAGGAGGTTCTTAGACATGAATGGTTCAGACTATAG
- a CDS encoding short-chain dehydrogenase/reductase SDR translates to MDHEFSGKVALVTGATGGIGFACARLLASKGASVALLDLVDATDQSQRLNQLYKSRTMSVKLDITDSGAVEEAVAMVVSWKGRLDFAVNAAGILPAGVNVDGIDPFIWRRVIDVNLTGTFNCMQHEIRTFLELGIPGSVVNVSSDAGAIGTVGCAAYVASKHAVNGLTKTAALEYARKGICVNAVAPGNIDTPMLSRLGMSAEALGHATQPSGKLGKAGDVADLIVFLLSERAGFMNGSIVAIDGGTTSAGYSNGDASQVFKAVQ, encoded by the coding sequence ATGGATCATGAATTCAGCGGCAAAGTCGCCCTTGTGACTGGCGCAACAGGGGGCATTGGCTTCGCTTGTGCACGCCTCCTTGCATCAAAGGGCGCCAGTGTCGCTCTTCTGGACCTAGTTGACGCCACAGACCAATCCCAACGATTGAACCAGCTCTACAAGTCTCGAACAATGTCGGTCAAACTCGACATCACTGATAGTGgtgctgttgaagaagcggtGGCCATGGTCGTATCGTGGAAAGGGCGCCTTGACTTTGCTGTCAACGCAGCGGGCATATTGCCTGCTGGGGTCAATGTAGATGGCATCGACCCTTTTATCTGGCGTCGCGTGATCGACGTTAACTTGACTGGGACATTTAATTGCATGCAGCACGAGATCCGTACGTTTCTTGAGCTCGGAATTCCAGGCTCCGTCGTCAACGTCTCGTCTGACGCCGGGGCCATTGGCACAGTAGGTTGCGCTGCCTACGTCGCTTCCAAGCATGCAGTCAACGGCCTTACTAAAACGGCGGCACTTGAATACGCAAGAAAGGGCATCTGTGTCAATGCTGTAGCGCCTGGGAATATCGACACGCCCATGCTGAGCCGGCTTGGTATGTCGGCTGAGGCACTGGGACACGCGACACAGCCTTCAGGGAAATTGGGAAAGGCCGGTGATGTGGCCGATTTGATTGTATTCTTGCTTTCTGAGCGAGCCGGGTTCATGAATGGGTCTATTGTAGCCATTGATGGTGGCACTACAAGTGCGGGCTACTCCAACGGCGATGCATCACAGGTATTTAAGGCAGTACAGTGA
- a CDS encoding amino acid/polyamine transporter I translates to METEAPSKERKSQQLSQLHQAPSISIMDGSHTQLHQKPFTVWTAMGIGHSITNTAITLIVGLASGVALGGPPLFIYGFLVMAVIAVCVAISLGELASALPHSGGQYFWVAVLAPPKHRRFLSYITGIIGWAGAVCTSASVCLAVPTSIFAMVSVTHPDFNYKPWMGFVGFQVLNLLAFTFNCFERVLPWVSRFLLVFTVCTVIIVFVGILAASPHKQSADNLFVNLYNISGWSNGVAFLIGLNAPNWAFSCLDATVHLADEIPNPRKNIPQALLVTVALGSATGLPIILALFLSAPSVSDIASSGTPSLQVFQEAFKHNTAAALGLQSLVLISAAGAIIGIHTWQSRIAWAFSKDKGFPFHRYLSQIAPEPYGTPVFAHIWSCCWTSVLGCIYMGSQLAFNSLVSGGILLQYITYSTCIACLLWYGRSNITPGPFWYPRLGVSLYALLYWVAFGRKEYETPEPEQYD, encoded by the exons ATGGAAACAGAAGCCCCTTCAAAGGAACGAAAGAGCCAACAGCTCAGCCAGCTGCACCAGGCGCCAAGCATCTCCATCATGGATGGATCGCACACTCAGCTGCATCAGAAGCCGTTCACCGTCTGGACGGCCATGGGCATCGGTCACTCGATTACCAATACAGCCATCACCCTCATCGTGGGTCTCGCCAGCGGCGTCGCTCTCGGAGGTCCCCCGCTTTTCATCTACGGCTTCCTAGTCATGGCAGTCATCGCTGTATGCGTTGCCATCAGCCTGGGTGAGCTTGCATCGGCTCTACCTCACTCGGGGGGTCAATACTTCTGGGTTGCTGTTCTAGCTCCTCCAAAACACAGACGCTTTCTCTCTTATATCACTGGCATTATAGGATGGGCTGGGGCTGTATGCACCAGTGCTTCAGTCTGCCTCGCCGTGCCTACCTCAATCTTTGCCATGGTGTCTGTGACACATCCAGACTTCAATTATAAACCTTGGATGGGGTTCGTGGGGTTTCAGGTTCTGAACCTGCTGGCGTTCACCTTCAATTGCTTTGAACGTGTTCTCCCTTGGGTCAGCCgtttcctcctcgtcttcaccGTCTGCACCGTGATAATTGTATTTGTCGGCATTCTGGCTGCGAGTCCACACAAGCAATCTGCAGATAATCTCTTTGTCAATCTATACAACATCTCGGGCTGGTCGAATGGTGTGGCCTTTTTGATCGGGCTCAACGCCCCTAACTGGGCCTTCTCCTGTCTCGATGCCACAGTACATCTCGCTGACGAGATTCCGAATCCTCGGAAAAACATACCTCAAGCTCTCCTGGTGACAGTGGCCCTTGGCAGCGCCACTGGACTTCCTATAATCCTTGCGCTCTTCTTGTCGGCTCCCTCGGTCAGTGACATTGCCAGCTCAGGCACGCCGTCGCTGCAGGTCTTTCAAGAGGCGTTCAAACACAACACTGCTGCAGCGCTGGGATTGCAGAGCCTGGTGTTGATATCTGCTGCAGGCGCTATAATCGGCATCCATACTTGGCAGTCACGCATTGCTTGGGCATTCAGCAAAGACAAGGGATTTCCATTTCATCGATATCTTTCTCAGATTGCCCCTGAGCCCTATGGTACTCCAGTCTTTGCACATATctggtcttgttgctggACTTCTGTCCTTGGTTGCATCTACATGGGTTCGCAGCTTGCTTTCAATTCTCTGGTTTCCGGCGGTATCCTCCTACAGTATATAACCTACTCTACCTGCATCGCGTGCCTCTTATGGTATGGCCGGTCGAACATCACCCCAGGCCCCTTCTGGTATCCCAGGCTTG GAGTTTCATTGTATGCTTTGTTATACTGGGTTGCATTCGGCCGCAAAGAATATGAGACCCCTGAGCCAGAGCAGTACGATTGA
- a CDS encoding fungal-specific transcription factor domain-containing protein: protein MQASKKPRTKSRSGCEQCKRRKVKCDERQPICTRCLQRKDTCTGNFSHDTWQIERPWVSNERIPSAPSALENATLRHWYDSACLSMAIFYPPTNPLSYALSGWLRHSKALRHTLESVSEAHQHYFQPDKLALALQTRGLAISSLQNEIDRLQTSQTKQQTLFRTTILSSLILFVSSAWLDPMGNDAGIMFISGISNTIESLADSAPTDPFAFYLFGLYLYCEAFTSFLVPTGDSYGSTASVLNAMQRPPFDSLIHPVTGVSSTLCPLISEAGRYFRSVLDSKSICMSTFRDIETRLYKWTPPTTISHQEILLQLSEGYRKIGLIMLYQANATQLGGIGTTTDMHLIDMVLESMGVLRCIPDGHPLLNWVGPLLTIAGPELPSSFEEERALVEITFQRLTRFTRVQTYNRGLELVREIWELREMGIVVSWLEVMLHQGRSLAVL, encoded by the coding sequence ATGCAGGCgtccaagaagccaaggacAAAGTCTCGTAGTGGTTGCGAGCAGTGCAAACGTCGCAAGGTCAAATGCGACGAGAGACAACCCATCTGCACACGCTGTTTACAACGCAAAGACACGTGCACTGGAAACTTCAGCCACGATACCTGGCAGATCGAGAGGCCGTGGGTGTCCAACGAGCGGATACCCTCGGCCCCCAGCGCTCTAGAAAACGCAACTCTTAGGCATTGGTATGACAGCGCTTGCTTgtccatggccatcttctaCCCGCCTACGAATCCCCTCTCGTATGCGCTTTCCGGCTGGCTGCGACATTCCAAAGCCCTGAGACACACGCTAGAGAGCGTTTCGGAAGCGCATCAGCACTATTTTCAACCGGATAAGCTGGCATTAGCCCTGCAGACAAGGGGGCTGGCCATCTCGTCGCTGCAGAACGAAATAGACAGACTGCAGACATCGCAAACGAAGCAGCAGACCCTCTTTCGTACAACcattctctcctctcttATCCTATTTGTTTCCTCAGCTTGGCTTGATCCAATGGGAAACGATGCCGGCATCATGTTCATAAGTGGCATCAGCAACACTATCGAGTCGCTCGCAGACTCGGCACCCACAGATCCGTTTGCCTTTTATCTCTTTGGTCTTTATCTTTACTGTGAGGCTTTCACATCTTTCTTGGTGCCAACCGGGGATTCGTACGGGTCTACTGCTTCAGTCCTGAATGCAATGCAAAGGCCGCCATTCGACTCTCTCATCCATCCTGTCACTGGCGTCTCGAGCACTCTTTGTCCCCTCATCTCAGAGGCAGGCCGTTATTTCAGATCAGTCCTTGACTCCAAGTCGATCTGCATGTCGACTTTCCGTGACATAGAAACACGGTTGTATAAGTGGACACCTCCAACCACCATCAGCCATCAGGAAATACTTTTACAGCTATCTGAAGGCTATCGAAAGATTGGCCTTATTATGCTTTACCAGGCCAACGCAACTCAATTGGGAGGAATAGGAACTACGACCGACATGCATTTGATTGATATGGTACTCGAGTCGATGGGCGTTCTGAGATGTATTCCCGATGGCCACCCTCTATTGAACTGGGTAGGGCCTCTGCTTACCATTGCCGGACCCGAATTGCCCTCGTCATTTGAGGAGGAGCGAGCATTAGTAGAAATCACATTCCAGAGACTAACTCGATTCACTCGAGTTCAGACGTATAACCGTGGGCTCGAGCTTGTAAGAGAGATCTGGGAGTTAAGAGAAATGGGAATCGTTGTGTCCTGGCTAGAGGTCATGTTACATCAAGGAAGGTCTTTGGCAGTTTTATAA